CCTCGGCTGGCAGCGGCGGGATGGTTTCGCGATTCTTGGCGATCATCCAGAGGCCGGCGCGCAGGCGAATCGGCACCGGCTTCAGCATGCTCGGGAAATAGAGCGAGAAGACGCCGACGCGAACGCCCAGGCGCGCCAGGGCCTTGCGGTCTTCCTCGCTGAGCTGGGCGAGCTGCTCCTCGACGGGTCGGCGGGGCAGCACGCCCAGACCCTCGCAGAGCTGGAAGATCACGCCGCGGGCGCCGGCCGGCAGTTCGGCGGTGGCGCGCGCGTCCATCAATTCGCTGAGGCCGAGGCGGATTCGCGTCTCGACCCAGGTCGCGGCGCGCTTGCGCACTTCCTCTCGCTGCGGGCCATCGAGCAGGTCGGAGGCGATGGCCTCGACCTTGGGCGCCAGCACGTCGCCGGACGGCAACAGGCGCGCGACGGGGCCGCCGCCCCAGCAGACCCGGAGCAGGCCGTCGAAGACGATCTCGCCATCGGGACTGTTCACGAAAGCCTGCAGGCGATCGGGCAGATCCTGGCGCAGCGCGCGCAGGGCCGCGCTCAGCACCGCCTTCTGGTCGGTCTGTCCTTCGGTTGCATCCGGCACAAAACGAAAGCCCTCGATGCGTCCGAGATGCTCGCCTTCAACGATGACTTCGCCGGCTGCGGCGATTGTCGAATTCATTTCACCCTCATCGCGCAATCTTCGTACAAGCAAAGCCGCGCGTCTATCGACAAACCGTTGCGTCAGCCGCTGATGCAGAACGTCGGAAAGCCTGTCCTCGATGGCGCGGGCGCGTTCCTGCCAGTGGACGGCGCGCTGAATCCAGTCGGGACGATGCGAAATATAGGTCCAGGTGCGAACGTGCGCGATGCGTGCCATCAACGTGTCGATGTCGCCGTCAAAGTGCTCCAGGCGCTTCACATGGCTCTCGATCCAGTCTTCGGGCAACCGCTCGCCGCCCTGCGTCAGGTGGCCGAAAATCTGGCCCAGCAGAGTCGTGTGCTCTTCCGTCATCGTCTTGCGGAAATCGGGAACCTGGCAGACCTCCCACAGCAGCCTGACGCGCTTGGACGAGTGAAGGCGCGGCAAAAAAGCCGACTGTGCCGCCAGGGTCTGCAGAGCGAGCTGGTCGTCCTGCTCGCGTACGCGCTGGAGCGCGGCATGCGGCGGGCTGGCGTTCAACGTGGCGATCAGCGACGGCACCGAGCGGAAGTCGAGATCGGTATTGCGCCATTGCAGGTCGCGCAGCGGATCGAAGCGGTGGTTCTCGATCGCCTCTACGACGTCCGGCTCTAGGCCGCTGATGCCGGCCGTCGTGCCGAAGGTGCCGTCGTTCATGTGGCGTCCGGCGCGGCCGGCGATCTGCGCCAGTTCGCCGGTGCGCAGCGGGCGGGAGCTTCGGCCGTCGTATTTGCGCAGGGAAGCGAACCACACATGGTTCACGTCCATGTTGAGGCCCATGCCGATCGCGTCGGTCGCCACGAGGTAATCCACCTCGCCCGACTGGAACATGTCGACCTGCGCGTTGCGCGTGCGCGGGCTCATCGCCCCCATGACGACCGCCGTGCCGCCGCGCTGTCGGCGGATCAGTTCGGCGATCTCGTAGACTTCGTTCGCGGAGAAGCCGACGACCGCGGAGCGGCGCGGCAGGCGCGTCGCCTTCTTCGGGCCGACATAGGTGAGGTTGGAGAAGCGCGGGCGTGCGACGACGTCGATGTCCGGCAGCAACCGGTTCAGCACCGGGCGGATCGTGTCCGCCCCCAGCAGCATGGTCTCGTTCAGCCCGCGCGCATGCAGCAGCCGGTCGGTGAAGAAATGGCCGCGCTCCGGATCGGACGCCATCTGCACTTCGTCGACCGCAAGGAAGGAGACCGGCCGGTCGACCGGCATCGACTCGACGGTACAGACGAAATAGCGCGCGCTCGCGGGCGCGATCTTCTCCTCGCCGGTGATCAGCGCGACCTGGGCGGCGCCCTTCAGCTTGACGATGCGGTCGTAGTTCTCGCGCGCCAGCAGGCGCAGCGGGAAGCCGATCATGCCCGAATCGTGCCCGAGCATGCGCTCGATCGCGAGGTAGGTCTTGCCGGTGTTGGTGGGACCGAGGACGGCGGTCAGGCGGCCGGAGGCGCCGGAAAGCGACATGGTCGGCACCTTCGCTTGCAGCCGCGGCGGAAGCAAGGCGATCGGCCGGCGCCTGAACTCAGCCCGAGTAGGCGGGTTCCAGCTTGTTGCAGCCGATCATCGGACCGTGGTCGGTCTCCTGCACCAGCACGGCCATGCCCTGGGTGGGTCCGATGCGGGCGCCGGGGATCGTCCAGCTCCTGGCCGTACCGTCCCAGCGATCGACCAGCTCGATGTGGCGCACGGTGTTGAAGTTCTCAATCATGCGGCCCTGGTTCTCGCCGCTTTTCACCGGTGTCGTATGCCGGCGATCGTAGATCGCCAGCGTTACGTCGGCGACGCGACCGCCGAGCGGGAAGGCGTCGAGTTTGATCGAAAGCGGGCCGCCGAGGGACCGCGAAAGGTCGGGGGTCGCGCGTCGCGTCGCGCGGGCTTGGGCGCGGGCCAGCAGCGCCTCGATCGGCGCCCGATCGCGCCCGGTATCGTGGCCTATTCCCTCGACCACCATCTCGGGCGTGTAGACGTAGCGTTGTTTCAGGGTCCGCGCATAGGCGCGCTGGCGCTCCGTGGTCTCGCGCGACGCGAACGGATCCCGCCAGCCGATATAGTCCCAATAGTCGACATGGAAGGCGAGGGCCACGATGTCCGGCCGCTTCGAAAGGCGGCCGAGATGGGCATCCGCCGGTGGACAGGAGTTGCAGCCTTGCGAGGTGAAGAGTTCGACCGCCCAGGGACCTTCGGTGGCGGGTCGCGCCGAGACCTCGCGCGACAGGCCGGCCGCAACGGCAGCGGCGCCGATCAGCACCGATCTGCGGCCGGGAGAGGAGGCAATCGACATGATGGACAGGATGCGCGCGCCGGCCCTCGCCTGCCAATCAACAATCGGTCACTGACCGGTGACGTACTGATCACGTCGCGCGGTTCGCCTCGTCTGGACTCGACAAGGGTAATATTATAACAATCTATTCCCATGCCCCACCCTCGTTCTCCCGGCACGACCCTGCTGGCCATGAGCGCGCCGGCTCGCGTTTCAGCCGCGCTCGGCCTTTCGGCCCTGCTGTGGCTCTGCGCCTGGTGGGCGCTGTGATGAGCGACATGACGGCCGCGCTTCGCTTGACCAACCTGACCGTCAGCTACGACCGCCATCCGGCCGTCCATCACGTGTCGGCGGAGATCCCGGCCGGCGAGATGACCGCCATCGTCGGCCCCAACGGCGCCGGCAAGAGCACGCTGCTGAAAGCCCTGCTGGGCCTGGCGCCGCGGATCGAGGGCCGCATCGAGTGCACGGCCAAGCGCATCGCTTATCTGCCGCAGCAGGCGGAGATCGACCGCTCCTTCCCGATCTCGGTGCTCGACACGGTGCTGCTCGGCCGATGGTCGCGCTTCGGCGGCTTTGGTGCCGCCAAGCATGTCGACCTGCACGATGCCCATCATGCCATCGAGGCGGTTGGGCTCGGCGGCTTCGAGCGCCGTCCGATCGACACGCTCTCGGTCGGCCAGTTCCAGCGCGTGCTGTTCGCGCGCCTGCTTCTGCAAGACGCTGATCTTGTCCTGCTCGACGAGCCGTTCGCCGCGATCGACAGCAAGACCGTTGCCGACCTGATGGTGGTGATCCGCCGCTGGCGGGAAGAGAAGCGTACCGTCGTGGCAGTGCTGCACGATTTCGACCAGGTGCGACGCGACTTCCCGCATGCGCTGCTGCTGGCGCGCGAACTGGTCGACGTCGGTCCGACCTCGCGCGTGCTCTCGTCGGAGAACCTGCTGCGTGCCCGCGCCATGGCGGAAGCCTGGGACGAGCATGCCGGCGCCTGCGAAGTGCCGATGCGGCTCAGCGCCTGATCGAAGGCTGCGTCCGATGTTGTACGAGTATGTGATCGCGCCCTTCGCCGATTTCGGCTTCATGCGCCGCGCGCTGGTAGCGAGCCTGGCGTTGTCGGTCGGCGGTTCGGCGATCGGCGTGTTCCTGATCCTGCGCCGCATGAGCCTGATGGGCGATGCGCTGGCACATTCGCTGCTGCCCGGTGCGGCCATGGGCTTCCTGATCGGCGGCCTCTCTCTGCCGGCAATGAGTCTCGGCGGCTTCATCGCCGGCGTTGCGACGGCGCTCCTGTCGGGCGTGATCGCGCGCTTCTCCAGCATGCGCGAGGATGCGAGCTTCGCCGCCGCCTATCTCACAGCGATGGCGCTGGGCGTGCTCATCGTCTCGCTGCGCGGGTCGGCGGTCGACCTGATGAACATATTGTTCGGCGCGATCCTGGCGGTCGACGACGGCGCGCTGATCCTCGTCGTGTCGACGGCGACGGCGACGCTGGTCGGGCTTGCCGCCATCTATCGCCCGCTGGTCGTGGAGTGCTTCAACCCCGGTTTCCTCGCCGCCATGGGCGTGCGTGGCTCGCTTTATCACTACCTCTTCCTGTCGCTCGCCGTGCTGAACATGGTGGCGGGCTTCCAGGCGCTGGGCACCCTGATGGCGCTGGGCCTCATCCTGTTGCCGGCCGTTGCCTCGTCCTTCTGGGCGCGCGAAGTCTGGTCGATGAGCCTGGTCGCCGCGCCAATGGCCTTCGCGTCGGCGGCGGTCGGTCTCCTCGTTTCGTTCCATGCCGGTCTGCCGTCGGGTCCGGTGATCGTGCTGTTCGCCAGCTGCTTCTTCCTGCTGTCGCTGCTGTTCGGCACGCGCGCCTCGGTGCGGGCGCGCCTGTCGCGACCG
This DNA window, taken from Reyranella humidisoli, encodes the following:
- a CDS encoding DUF1223 domain-containing protein — its product is MSIASSPGRRSVLIGAAAVAAGLSREVSARPATEGPWAVELFTSQGCNSCPPADAHLGRLSKRPDIVALAFHVDYWDYIGWRDPFASRETTERQRAYARTLKQRYVYTPEMVVEGIGHDTGRDRAPIEALLARAQARATRRATPDLSRSLGGPLSIKLDAFPLGGRVADVTLAIYDRRHTTPVKSGENQGRMIENFNTVRHIELVDRWDGTARSWTIPGARIGPTQGMAVLVQETDHGPMIGCNKLEPAYSG
- a CDS encoding metal ABC transporter ATP-binding protein is translated as MTAALRLTNLTVSYDRHPAVHHVSAEIPAGEMTAIVGPNGAGKSTLLKALLGLAPRIEGRIECTAKRIAYLPQQAEIDRSFPISVLDTVLLGRWSRFGGFGAAKHVDLHDAHHAIEAVGLGGFERRPIDTLSVGQFQRVLFARLLLQDADLVLLDEPFAAIDSKTVADLMVVIRRWREEKRTVVAVLHDFDQVRRDFPHALLLARELVDVGPTSRVLSSENLLRARAMAEAWDEHAGACEVPMRLSA
- a CDS encoding metal ABC transporter permease — translated: MLYEYVIAPFADFGFMRRALVASLALSVGGSAIGVFLILRRMSLMGDALAHSLLPGAAMGFLIGGLSLPAMSLGGFIAGVATALLSGVIARFSSMREDASFAAAYLTAMALGVLIVSLRGSAVDLMNILFGAILAVDDGALILVVSTATATLVGLAAIYRPLVVECFNPGFLAAMGVRGSLYHYLFLSLAVLNMVAGFQALGTLMALGLILLPAVASSFWAREVWSMSLVAAPMAFASAAVGLLVSFHAGLPSGPVIVLFASCFFLLSLLFGTRASVRARLSRPVHLRG
- a CDS encoding helicase-related protein, whose product is MSLSGASGRLTAVLGPTNTGKTYLAIERMLGHDSGMIGFPLRLLARENYDRIVKLKGAAQVALITGEEKIAPASARYFVCTVESMPVDRPVSFLAVDEVQMASDPERGHFFTDRLLHARGLNETMLLGADTIRPVLNRLLPDIDVVARPRFSNLTYVGPKKATRLPRRSAVVGFSANEVYEIAELIRRQRGGTAVVMGAMSPRTRNAQVDMFQSGEVDYLVATDAIGMGLNMDVNHVWFASLRKYDGRSSRPLRTGELAQIAGRAGRHMNDGTFGTTAGISGLEPDVVEAIENHRFDPLRDLQWRNTDLDFRSVPSLIATLNASPPHAALQRVREQDDQLALQTLAAQSAFLPRLHSSKRVRLLWEVCQVPDFRKTMTEEHTTLLGQIFGHLTQGGERLPEDWIESHVKRLEHFDGDIDTLMARIAHVRTWTYISHRPDWIQRAVHWQERARAIEDRLSDVLHQRLTQRFVDRRAALLVRRLRDEGEMNSTIAAAGEVIVEGEHLGRIEGFRFVPDATEGQTDQKAVLSAALRALRQDLPDRLQAFVNSPDGEIVFDGLLRVCWGGGPVARLLPSGDVLAPKVEAIASDLLDGPQREEVRKRAATWVETRIRLGLSELMDARATAELPAGARGVIFQLCEGLGVLPRRPVEEQLAQLSEEDRKALARLGVRVGVFSLYFPSMLKPVPIRLRAGLWMIAKNRETIPPLPAEGRTSMDLPRDAERDFYGAIGYLPLGDHAIRADMVERLAAMARGAVRDSRESARRAQQPEKPEKREKRPAAGEAPAIPAAATADEISEWAIVAAAFGENEPEAAAEAETATAPETEVEAPAAVADTVSPEPVAEAPAEESAPAAEAAPAEEVADPSVSEPPAPDTASETAPSASDTGAASEDAKPAKKEPRPLPPGWFRATPQMMSLVGCSEPEMANVLRGLGYRVHPPSEENGPLHAFSIKPRFVREREEQRERQRLQQKQQREERDQRRRDRPERPNERQFFSDTPRPPRGRDDGPRSGPRPGGGPRSDGPRSDGPRPDGPRQDRKDGRPPHDNKGRDDRRGPRPPRRDNGGPALRLYATTETKGDSTADSPFAKLLELKLGGKK